From a region of the Hymenobacter jejuensis genome:
- a CDS encoding sterol desaturase family protein yields MTTLAAAAVTTATFLGMEFVAWFMHKYVLHGALWFLHRSHHVRHPHRFERNDFFFLFYGSLSMLFIIYGSDAKDWRFWVGVGIAAYGTVYFFVHDVLIHGRLRFWRKSRNTYLRALNMAHKMHHKTTGRDGSEEFGMLWVSKRYFSLAARKPAPTNKMRRASSLNS; encoded by the coding sequence ATGACAACGCTGGCAGCCGCGGCCGTTACAACGGCTACTTTCTTGGGAATGGAATTCGTGGCTTGGTTCATGCACAAATACGTGCTGCACGGAGCCCTGTGGTTTTTGCACCGCTCGCACCACGTGCGGCACCCACACCGGTTCGAGCGCAACGATTTCTTTTTCCTGTTTTATGGCTCGCTGTCGATGCTGTTTATCATTTACGGGTCGGATGCGAAAGACTGGCGGTTTTGGGTGGGCGTTGGTATCGCGGCCTACGGCACGGTGTATTTTTTCGTGCACGACGTGCTGATTCACGGCCGACTTCGGTTTTGGCGCAAGTCGCGCAATACGTATTTGCGGGCGCTGAACATGGCCCACAAAATGCACCATAAAACCACCGGCCGCGATGGCTCAGAGGAATTTGGAATGCTCTGGGTATCAAAAAGATACTTTTCACTGGCTGCGCGTAAGCCAGCTCCAACCAACAAAATGCGGCGCGCTTCATCGCTGAATTCGTAG
- a CDS encoding phytoene/squalene synthase family protein: protein MDHVALFDQTSLACSKLITKRYSTSFTLGIRTLDARFHLPVYAVYGFVRWADEIVDTFHDHDKAALFADFKRQTYEALDMRFSLSPVLHAFQLMVHRYGIDKEFIDAFLRSMEMDLEDQSYNQSLYNEYIYGSAEVVGLMCLRIFCEGDQAQFEQLREPACRLGAAFQKVNFLRDIRSDYEERGRVYFPGVCYETFNDEVKREIEADIRADFDAAYVGIMQLPRSAKLGVYLAYVYYLKLFHKIRQLPAARILGGRVRVPDNTKLLLLLGSYFRFRLRAI from the coding sequence TTGGACCACGTTGCCCTCTTCGATCAGACCAGCTTGGCGTGTAGTAAGCTGATTACCAAGCGCTACAGCACGTCGTTTACGCTGGGTATTCGCACACTCGATGCGCGCTTTCACCTGCCGGTGTACGCCGTATATGGCTTTGTGCGCTGGGCCGACGAAATCGTGGATACGTTCCACGACCACGACAAAGCCGCCTTGTTTGCCGACTTCAAGCGCCAGACTTACGAAGCGCTCGATATGCGCTTTAGCTTGAGCCCGGTGCTGCACGCTTTCCAGTTGATGGTGCACCGCTACGGCATTGATAAAGAGTTTATTGACGCCTTTTTGCGGAGCATGGAAATGGATCTGGAAGACCAGAGCTACAACCAGTCGTTGTACAACGAATACATCTACGGCTCGGCGGAAGTAGTAGGCCTGATGTGTTTGCGCATCTTCTGCGAAGGCGACCAAGCCCAGTTTGAGCAGCTGCGGGAGCCCGCCTGCCGCTTGGGAGCCGCTTTTCAGAAGGTGAATTTTCTGCGCGACATCCGATCCGACTACGAAGAGCGGGGCCGCGTCTATTTTCCGGGCGTTTGCTACGAAACCTTCAACGACGAGGTGAAGCGTGAAATAGAGGCCGATATCCGGGCCGATTTTGATGCGGCGTATGTGGGCATTATGCAGCTGCCACGCTCGGCGAAGCTGGGCGTGTACTTGGCCTATGTGTATTATCTGAAGCTTTTCCACAAGATCCGGCAGCTACCTGCGGCACGAATTTTGGGCGGCCGGGTGCGCGTTCCCGACAACACCAAGCTGTTATTGCTGCTGGGGTCGTACTTTCGCTTTCGCCTGCGGGCCATCTGA
- a CDS encoding phytoene desaturase family protein: MQAAKSAIVIGAGFASLSAATSLAQAGYRVTVLEKNEGPGGRARVFRAEGFTFDMGPSWYWMPDVFEQYFGRFGHKVADFYELVRLDPSYAVIFGENDFLNIPAQMPALRQMFEELEPGSAAQLDEFLRQAAYKYEVGINKFVHMPGRSLMEFADPRLLVDAVRLDVLQSMSKHVRRFFHNEKLLKLMEFPVLFLGATPQNTPALYSLMNYADLALGTWYPQGGMHKIVEAMVQVAQEQGVVLECAQEVQEIVVEKGRATGVRTASGFRAADVIVAGADYHHAEQHLLAPEYRHYDQKYWDTRTMAPSSLLFYLGVNKKLARLQHHNLFFDEDFNRHAQEIYEQPQWPTKPLFYASVPSKTDASVAPEGCENLFLLMPVAPDLADPEETRERYYHLMMDRLERLTGQSIRDAVVFKRSYAHADFVSDYHSFKGNAYGLANTLRQTAILKPSLKSKKVSNLYFTGQLTVPGPGVPPSLISGQVVAKEVVKENS; the protein is encoded by the coding sequence GTGCAAGCAGCAAAATCAGCGATTGTTATTGGGGCCGGCTTTGCCAGTTTGTCGGCGGCTACTTCGTTGGCCCAAGCAGGGTATCGCGTGACGGTGCTGGAAAAAAACGAAGGCCCCGGCGGCCGGGCCCGCGTGTTTCGGGCTGAGGGCTTCACCTTCGATATGGGCCCAAGCTGGTATTGGATGCCGGATGTGTTCGAGCAGTACTTTGGCCGTTTCGGGCACAAAGTCGCCGATTTCTACGAGCTAGTGCGTCTCGATCCGTCGTATGCGGTCATTTTTGGCGAAAACGATTTCCTGAATATCCCGGCGCAAATGCCTGCCCTGCGCCAGATGTTTGAGGAGCTGGAACCGGGCAGCGCCGCGCAGCTCGACGAGTTTTTGCGGCAGGCCGCTTATAAGTACGAAGTCGGCATCAACAAATTTGTGCACATGCCCGGCCGGTCGCTCATGGAGTTTGCCGACCCACGCCTGCTCGTAGATGCCGTGCGCCTCGACGTGCTGCAAAGCATGAGCAAGCACGTGCGCCGCTTTTTTCACAATGAGAAGCTGCTCAAGCTGATGGAGTTTCCGGTGCTGTTTCTGGGCGCCACGCCCCAGAACACGCCCGCCCTGTACTCGCTGATGAATTATGCCGATCTGGCCCTTGGCACATGGTATCCGCAGGGGGGCATGCACAAGATTGTGGAGGCCATGGTGCAAGTGGCTCAGGAGCAAGGTGTTGTACTTGAGTGTGCGCAAGAGGTCCAGGAAATTGTAGTAGAAAAAGGCCGCGCTACGGGTGTGCGCACGGCCAGCGGCTTCCGGGCTGCCGACGTAATAGTAGCCGGCGCCGACTACCATCATGCTGAGCAGCACCTGCTCGCGCCTGAGTACCGCCACTACGACCAGAAGTACTGGGATACGCGCACCATGGCGCCGTCGTCGCTGCTCTTTTACTTGGGCGTCAACAAGAAACTGGCGCGTTTGCAGCACCATAATCTGTTTTTCGACGAAGACTTCAACCGCCACGCTCAAGAAATTTATGAGCAGCCGCAATGGCCTACTAAGCCGCTTTTTTACGCGTCGGTGCCGAGCAAAACCGATGCGTCGGTAGCGCCCGAAGGCTGCGAAAACCTGTTTCTGCTCATGCCCGTGGCCCCCGACCTCGCCGATCCGGAAGAAACGCGCGAACGCTATTACCATCTGATGATGGACCGTCTCGAGCGTCTCACGGGCCAAAGTATCCGCGACGCCGTAGTGTTTAAGCGCAGCTACGCCCACGCCGATTTCGTCAGCGACTACCATAGCTTTAAGGGCAATGCCTACGGTTTGGCCAACACGCTTCGGCAAACGGCTATTCTGAAGCCCTCGCTTAAAAGCAAGAAGGTCAGTAACTTGTATTTCACAGGTCAGCTGACGGTGCCGGGGCCGGGAGTGCCGCCTTCGCTTATTTCGGGGCAAGTGGTGGCCAAGGAAGTTGTGAAGGAGAACTCATGA
- a CDS encoding heavy-metal-associated domain-containing protein, with the protein MKTFKSFIVAFLMLVVAPASFAQTAKAKGASEQFQMKTSAVCDMCKARLEKAMAYEKGVQEANLDVPSKVLTVTYRPDKTNSDALRAAVQRTGYDADDKPADARAYNRLPDCCKKTNNVHTDAH; encoded by the coding sequence ATGAAAACCTTTAAATCTTTCATCGTTGCGTTTCTGATGCTGGTCGTGGCACCGGCTTCGTTTGCCCAAACTGCAAAAGCCAAAGGCGCTTCTGAGCAGTTTCAGATGAAAACCTCGGCCGTGTGCGACATGTGCAAGGCGCGCCTCGAAAAGGCGATGGCTTACGAAAAAGGCGTGCAGGAGGCCAATCTTGATGTTCCCAGCAAAGTCCTGACCGTTACGTATCGCCCCGACAAAACCAACTCCGACGCCCTGCGCGCCGCCGTGCAGCGCACTGGCTACGATGCCGACGACAAACCAGCCGATGCCCGCGCCTACAACCGCCTCCCCGACTGCTGCAAGAAAACCAACAACGTGCACACCGACGCGCACTAA
- a CDS encoding LytR/AlgR family response regulator transcription factor produces MKITCLLLDDDPLVLDLLQAYVAMTDVLEVKAVFSDPLEAHRYLLDHEVQLLFSDVTMPHLSGLDLVRSLRQPPLVVLMTAHPQYAMEGFNLDVIDFLLKPISLERFLRAVNKVSNILRATLSSSDAQQDMLSGWGSFFIRTDSQFVRLHYRDVLYIEALKDFTKINTADGRTHLTLVNLKNLEEQLPPGLFVRTHRSYLVNSALIESVSNLEIRVGGHVLPLGQTYRERVTERVVNRSLIRRQN; encoded by the coding sequence ATGAAGATTACCTGTCTGCTACTCGACGATGATCCGCTGGTGCTGGATTTGTTGCAGGCTTACGTGGCAATGACAGACGTTCTGGAAGTGAAAGCGGTCTTTTCCGATCCGCTGGAGGCGCACCGCTACCTACTCGACCACGAGGTCCAATTGTTGTTTTCGGATGTGACCATGCCTCACCTGAGCGGGCTGGACCTGGTGCGCTCGTTGCGCCAACCGCCGTTGGTCGTGCTCATGACCGCGCACCCGCAGTACGCCATGGAAGGCTTCAATCTGGATGTCATTGATTTTCTGCTTAAACCGATTTCGCTGGAGCGATTTCTGCGAGCCGTCAATAAGGTATCCAACATCCTACGCGCTACCCTGTCCAGCAGCGACGCCCAACAGGATATGCTTTCGGGCTGGGGCTCGTTTTTTATTCGCACCGATTCGCAGTTTGTGCGCCTGCATTACCGCGACGTGCTCTACATCGAGGCGCTGAAGGATTTCACCAAAATCAACACGGCGGATGGAAGGACGCACCTCACGCTGGTCAATCTGAAAAATCTGGAAGAGCAGTTGCCGCCCGGGCTTTTTGTGCGCACGCACCGCTCCTATCTTGTCAATTCGGCCCTGATCGAGTCGGTGAGCAATCTGGAGATCCGCGTTGGGGGCCACGTACTGCCCCTGGGCCAAACTTACCGCGAACGCGTAACAGAGCGGGTGGTCAATCGGAGCCTTATCCGGCGGCAGAATTAG
- a CDS encoding ATP-binding protein, with protein MKLLSLLLSKSYYRLLLLGGTVVLLVAFLTVVFSYVQEQNLIAAPAPETAYQTSTQPAPLVTEASITLQQAKRNLQRAQVGSDPRKMAKAYLAVGSAHLSLRHYGRALLHFRRALRLQQQLGDAQGAATALSYLGHAQFVQGDTGQARDTYQKALVAFAKSRNSSGEARVFGLLGELYASQQAWPKALAAYERAFATWKVLGDDPEQVTALNRIGFAMAQQHHYSRALYYLHQALDGSSALHDSARTGRTFSTMGSIYQAMGSYELAAGFYKQAVQNMPVATPPGLRATTLQALATAHDSLHDQASAAHYLLEAIPAARLDRSKVLLSNLYQNLAAVYEHAHEYRKSVQALNQYNHLQDSTFAEQRSAQIAELQLRYETEKKEREIQLLTKNRQLQEAALYRQKILLYLLATAAVLLLTAVVALYRNRQQQLRINSLLARKNDSIQRQKEELDRINRTKDTLFSVISHDLRTPLSSLYSLLALINMGTVPTERMQAHTDRLTRMLDGTLRLLDNLLNWSASQMQGEGARSERLRLDALIEETQAFLLGDADRKNILLINEVREPSVVRADLNMTRLILRNLLSNAIKFTPEGGTVTVSAVRRSAMWEIAVTDTGVGIPVADQEKIFGADEPHSTLGTDKEKGTGLGLRLCKDFVERNGGELTFSSRVGWGSTFRFTLHTAQDSVSLHSLQTTEQEAQTESEANSAAG; from the coding sequence ATGAAGTTGTTGTCCCTTTTGCTGTCAAAATCCTACTACCGCCTGCTGTTGCTGGGGGGTACTGTGGTCTTGCTGGTGGCTTTCCTGACGGTTGTTTTCTCCTATGTGCAGGAGCAAAACCTGATAGCGGCCCCAGCTCCGGAAACAGCTTATCAGACTTCAACCCAGCCTGCGCCACTCGTCACGGAAGCCAGCATCACGCTGCAACAAGCCAAACGAAATCTGCAGCGCGCCCAGGTCGGCTCCGATCCGCGAAAGATGGCCAAAGCGTATCTCGCCGTGGGCTCAGCCCATTTGTCGTTGCGCCATTATGGGCGGGCCTTGCTGCATTTCCGCCGCGCGTTGCGGTTGCAGCAGCAGTTAGGCGATGCGCAAGGCGCTGCAACGGCGCTTAGCTATCTCGGACACGCGCAGTTTGTGCAAGGCGACACTGGCCAAGCCCGTGATACGTACCAAAAAGCCTTGGTGGCCTTTGCCAAATCACGGAATTCTTCGGGCGAAGCACGGGTATTCGGCCTGCTGGGCGAGTTGTATGCCAGCCAGCAAGCGTGGCCCAAGGCACTGGCCGCCTACGAGCGTGCTTTTGCCACTTGGAAGGTATTGGGCGATGACCCCGAGCAAGTGACAGCGCTCAACCGCATTGGGTTTGCGATGGCGCAACAGCACCACTACAGCCGGGCGCTTTACTACTTGCATCAGGCTTTAGACGGCTCTTCGGCTCTCCACGATAGCGCTCGCACAGGACGGACGTTCAGCACCATGGGCAGCATTTATCAGGCAATGGGTAGCTACGAATTGGCGGCTGGTTTCTACAAGCAGGCCGTTCAGAATATGCCCGTAGCAACTCCGCCCGGTCTGCGCGCCACGACTTTGCAAGCACTGGCTACTGCCCACGATTCGCTTCACGACCAAGCCTCGGCTGCCCACTATCTGTTGGAGGCTATTCCCGCGGCCCGCCTCGACCGCTCGAAGGTATTGCTTAGCAATCTTTACCAAAACCTGGCGGCTGTGTACGAGCACGCGCACGAGTACCGTAAGTCAGTGCAGGCGCTAAATCAGTATAACCACCTGCAGGACAGCACGTTCGCAGAGCAACGTTCGGCTCAGATCGCAGAATTGCAGTTGCGGTATGAAACCGAGAAAAAAGAGCGCGAAATCCAACTCTTAACCAAAAACCGGCAGTTGCAGGAAGCGGCGCTGTATCGCCAGAAAATACTGCTCTACCTGCTGGCTACGGCTGCGGTGCTCCTGCTGACGGCGGTAGTGGCCCTGTACCGTAACCGGCAACAGCAGCTGCGCATCAACAGCTTGCTGGCGCGAAAAAACGACTCTATTCAACGCCAAAAGGAGGAGTTGGATCGCATCAACCGAACCAAAGACACGCTTTTTTCGGTGATTTCGCACGATTTGCGTACGCCCCTGAGCTCCTTATATTCGCTGCTGGCCCTGATCAACATGGGCACAGTGCCTACCGAGCGCATGCAAGCCCACACCGACCGCCTGACGCGCATGCTCGACGGCACGTTGCGGCTGCTCGATAACCTGCTCAACTGGTCGGCGTCACAGATGCAAGGCGAAGGAGCCCGCAGTGAGCGGCTGCGTCTGGATGCGCTCATCGAGGAAACTCAGGCTTTTCTGCTGGGTGACGCTGACCGCAAGAACATATTGTTAATCAACGAGGTACGAGAACCCAGTGTGGTCCGCGCCGACCTCAACATGACGCGCCTGATTCTACGTAACCTGCTAAGCAACGCCATCAAATTTACGCCCGAAGGCGGCACCGTAACGGTATCGGCGGTGCGGCGCAGCGCGATGTGGGAAATCGCCGTGACGGATACGGGCGTAGGCATTCCGGTCGCCGACCAGGAAAAAATATTTGGGGCCGACGAGCCGCACTCCACGCTCGGAACCGACAAGGAAAAGGGCACCGGTCTGGGCCTGCGGCTGTGCAAAGACTTTGTGGAGCGCAACGGCGGCGAGCTAACGTTTAGCAGCCGGGTAGGGTGGGGCAGTACGTTCCGGTTTACGCTGCACACCGCTCAGGATTCGGTTTCGCTGCATTCGTTGCAAACCACTGAGCAGGAAGCGCAAACGGAGAGCGAAGCTAATTCTGCCGCCGGATAA
- a CDS encoding enoyl-CoA hydratase/isomerase family protein: MDNINMPTEELEALRYIRYECRDAIGYVTLNRPDKRNALSSDMVSELKQAFAFAEEDDLCKVIVLRAEGKVFCAGADLAYIQELQGFGYTDNLADSTHLMQLFHQIYTLNKVVIGQVQGHALAGGCGLATICDFAFAVPEAKFGYTEVKIGFLPAIVSVFLLRKIGEARTKQLLLTGDIINAQQAADFGLVNFLVPQEELADQVYQFARRLCVENSAQSMEITKEMLARIPEMPLEDSLRYAAHMNAEARGSLDCRRGIAAFLNKEKITWEN; this comes from the coding sequence ATGGACAACATCAACATGCCTACTGAGGAGCTGGAAGCGCTGCGCTACATTCGCTACGAATGCCGCGACGCGATTGGCTACGTTACGCTCAACCGCCCCGACAAGCGCAATGCGTTGAGTTCCGATATGGTATCGGAACTGAAACAGGCGTTTGCGTTTGCCGAAGAAGATGACCTGTGCAAAGTCATTGTGCTGCGCGCCGAGGGCAAGGTCTTCTGCGCCGGTGCCGATTTGGCCTACATTCAGGAGCTGCAAGGGTTTGGCTACACCGATAACCTAGCCGACTCGACGCACCTGATGCAGCTTTTTCACCAAATCTATACGCTGAACAAAGTGGTGATCGGGCAGGTGCAGGGCCATGCGTTGGCGGGCGGCTGCGGCCTGGCCACCATCTGCGACTTTGCATTTGCCGTCCCGGAAGCCAAATTTGGCTATACGGAGGTAAAAATCGGCTTTTTGCCGGCCATTGTGAGCGTGTTTTTACTGCGCAAAATAGGGGAGGCCCGCACCAAGCAGTTGCTGCTCACCGGCGACATCATCAACGCGCAGCAGGCCGCCGATTTTGGCTTGGTCAATTTCTTGGTGCCGCAGGAAGAGCTGGCCGACCAAGTGTACCAGTTTGCGCGCCGATTGTGCGTCGAGAACTCGGCTCAGAGCATGGAAATCACCAAGGAAATGCTGGCCCGCATCCCCGAAATGCCTTTGGAGGACAGCCTGCGCTATGCCGCTCACATGAACGCCGAAGCCCGCGGCTCCCTTGACTGCCGTCGGGGTATTGCGGCCTTCCTCAACAAGGAAAAAATTACCTGGGAAAATTAA
- a CDS encoding MerR family transcriptional regulator, whose product MGHFSISDLENLSGIKAHTIRMWEQRYGILRPVRTSTNIRTYCDEDLRRLLNVATLCGRGYRISRVAQLSEQELSQAVMSCCDDAHDHVQQVNAMLASMLEMNELHLCKQLVWTIQQLGFEKAFMHVAYPFLARIGIMWQAGTVNPAHEHLVTNILRQKLMAATDALVPVQPAESLRWVLFLPEGEMHELALLFMNYTLRARGHHVLYLGQNLPSAELEAVCETYKPYALCTVMTAVPERDQVQAYIDRVARLCPDTVLYLYGPLAHQENLVLTSSMVRLRLMTDFLAVADQLRPTTVAQ is encoded by the coding sequence GTGGGACACTTTTCGATCAGCGATTTAGAAAACCTTTCCGGCATCAAGGCCCACACCATCCGAATGTGGGAGCAGCGCTATGGCATCCTGCGGCCGGTGCGTACCTCTACCAACATCCGCACGTATTGCGACGAAGACCTGCGCCGCTTGCTGAACGTGGCGACGCTGTGCGGCCGCGGCTACCGCATTTCGCGCGTGGCCCAACTCAGCGAGCAAGAGCTTTCACAGGCCGTTATGTCGTGCTGCGACGATGCCCACGACCATGTGCAGCAGGTCAATGCGATGCTGGCTTCGATGCTGGAAATGAACGAGCTACATCTGTGCAAGCAACTCGTCTGGACCATTCAGCAGCTGGGCTTTGAGAAGGCTTTTATGCACGTGGCCTATCCGTTTCTGGCACGCATTGGCATTATGTGGCAAGCGGGCACCGTCAATCCGGCGCATGAGCACTTGGTAACCAATATCTTACGGCAGAAGCTGATGGCCGCTACCGATGCTTTGGTACCGGTGCAGCCGGCCGAGTCGCTGCGGTGGGTGCTGTTTTTGCCCGAAGGAGAGATGCACGAACTGGCGTTGCTTTTCATGAACTACACCTTGCGAGCCCGCGGCCACCACGTGCTCTACCTGGGGCAAAATCTTCCGTCAGCGGAGCTGGAAGCCGTGTGCGAAACCTACAAGCCCTACGCTCTCTGCACCGTTATGACGGCCGTGCCTGAGCGCGACCAAGTGCAAGCGTACATCGACCGAGTGGCCCGTCTGTGCCCCGACACGGTGCTGTACCTCTACGGCCCGTTGGCTCACCAAGAAAACCTAGTGCTCACGAGCAGCATGGTGCGGCTGCGTTTGATGACCGATTTCTTGGCCGTAGCTGATCAGTTGCGCCCTACTACGGTAGCGCAGTAA
- a CDS encoding fatty acid desaturase — protein sequence MMQVVSEPNALVRLKPTPVGYTGVLIAGAIVVAWAALLTYLLAYYRPNWLTPWPYLLLLLQTHLYTGLFITAHDAMHGVVSPHKRLNNFIGTVTALLFAFNWFPRMLPKHHQHHRHVATEDDPDFHDGRHASFLPWLARFAWNYVTWWQVALMALTYNVLKLAFPMANVIAFWMIPAVLATVQLFFFGTYLPHRGEHATDNPHKSRSQFRHHAWAFLSCYFFGYHYEHHDQPYLPWWRLWRAKDAIG from the coding sequence ATGATGCAGGTAGTTTCGGAGCCAAATGCACTAGTGCGCCTCAAGCCAACGCCGGTAGGCTATACCGGCGTGCTGATTGCGGGCGCAATTGTGGTGGCTTGGGCGGCCCTGCTGACGTATTTGCTGGCCTATTACCGCCCCAACTGGCTGACGCCGTGGCCTTACCTGCTGCTGCTGCTCCAGACGCATTTGTACACGGGCTTGTTCATCACCGCCCACGACGCCATGCACGGCGTCGTAAGCCCGCACAAGCGGCTAAACAATTTTATCGGGACAGTTACGGCCTTACTGTTTGCCTTCAACTGGTTTCCGCGAATGCTGCCCAAGCACCACCAGCACCACCGCCACGTGGCCACCGAAGACGACCCCGATTTCCACGATGGTCGTCATGCCAGTTTTCTGCCGTGGCTGGCCCGCTTCGCCTGGAACTACGTAACGTGGTGGCAAGTGGCGCTTATGGCCCTTACCTACAACGTGCTCAAGCTTGCCTTCCCGATGGCCAACGTCATCGCTTTCTGGATGATACCAGCGGTGCTGGCTACTGTGCAATTGTTTTTTTTCGGCACCTACTTGCCGCACCGGGGTGAGCACGCCACCGACAATCCGCATAAGTCGCGCAGTCAGTTTCGGCACCATGCCTGGGCCTTCCTGAGCTGTTATTTCTTCGGCTATCACTATGAGCACCACGACCAGCCTTATTTGCCGTGGTGGCGCTTGTGGCGCGCCAAAGACGCAATAGGATAG
- a CDS encoding 4-hydroxy-3-methylbut-2-enyl diphosphate reductase, translating to MPHHLSVRIDPNSGFCFGVIYAIQMAEDILAEEAYLYCLGDIVHNDEEVERLEKRGLRIIDYETFAQLRNEKVLIRAHGEPPSTYQMALQNNLTLIDASCPVVLKLQNRIKTSYDKREQIFIYGKHGHAEVRGLLGQTSGDAVVFENIDELLRHELPANITLYSQTTKSTDSFYRIKGELEQRGYAVNANDTICRQVSNRDKDLRKFAAQYDQIVFVSGTKSSNGKVLYQVCKDTNPRTHFISKVEEIQAGWFQPGDSVGICGATSTPMWLMEDVRDALLSL from the coding sequence ATGCCGCACCATCTGAGCGTCCGTATCGACCCCAATTCCGGCTTCTGTTTCGGCGTCATCTATGCCATCCAGATGGCTGAAGACATCCTAGCGGAGGAAGCGTACCTCTATTGCCTTGGCGACATCGTGCACAACGACGAAGAAGTGGAGCGCCTGGAAAAGCGTGGCCTGCGCATCATCGATTACGAAACCTTCGCGCAGCTTCGCAATGAAAAAGTATTGATTCGGGCCCACGGCGAGCCGCCAAGCACCTACCAGATGGCGCTTCAAAACAACCTAACGCTGATCGACGCCTCGTGCCCAGTGGTGTTGAAGCTGCAAAACCGCATCAAAACCAGCTACGATAAGCGCGAGCAGATCTTTATCTACGGCAAGCACGGCCACGCCGAGGTGCGCGGCCTGCTCGGCCAGACCAGCGGTGACGCCGTCGTGTTTGAGAATATCGATGAGCTGTTGCGCCACGAGCTGCCGGCCAACATCACGCTGTATAGCCAGACCACCAAGAGCACCGATAGCTTTTACCGCATCAAAGGCGAGCTGGAGCAGCGCGGTTACGCCGTGAATGCCAACGACACGATTTGTAGGCAGGTAAGCAACCGCGACAAAGACTTGCGCAAGTTTGCGGCGCAGTACGACCAAATCGTGTTTGTGTCGGGCACCAAAAGCAGCAACGGAAAGGTGCTCTACCAAGTGTGCAAAGACACCAATCCGCGCACGCATTTCATCTCTAAAGTCGAGGAAATTCAGGCCGGGTGGTTCCAGCCCGGCGACTCCGTGGGCATCTGCGGGGCCACCAGTACTCCCATGTGGCTGATGGAAGACGTGCGCGATGCGCTGCTTAGTTTGTAA
- a CDS encoding sigma-70 family RNA polymerase sigma factor: MTSLEFTDQVQKISYSLKPVAMNLTRDADDAKDLVQETLLKALLNKDKFKAGTNLKAWLYTIMRNTFINNYNKITKRNSNIDSTEYFQYFNTDENYITHNGATSDFVVTDINEAISSLSADYRTPFMMYYIGYKYLEIAEKLQIPIGTVKNRIHIARKELKDALKVYAPGV; encoded by the coding sequence ATGACCTCTTTAGAATTTACCGATCAAGTACAAAAGATTTCTTACTCTCTAAAGCCCGTGGCCATGAACCTGACCCGTGATGCCGACGATGCCAAGGATCTTGTACAAGAAACTCTGCTCAAGGCGTTGCTTAACAAGGACAAGTTTAAAGCGGGTACCAATTTGAAGGCGTGGTTGTACACCATCATGCGCAACACCTTCATCAACAACTACAACAAGATCACCAAGCGCAATAGCAATATTGACAGCACGGAGTATTTCCAGTACTTCAACACCGACGAGAACTACATTACCCACAACGGCGCCACCAGCGACTTTGTGGTCACCGACATCAACGAAGCCATTTCCAGCCTCAGCGCCGACTACCGTACGCCCTTTATGATGTACTACATCGGCTACAAGTATCTGGAGATTGCCGAGAAGTTGCAGATTCCGATTGGTACGGTCAAAAACCGTATTCACATTGCCCGTAAAGAGCTTAAAGACGCTCTGAAGGTATACGCCCCCGGCGTGTAG